A section of the Agarivorans litoreus genome encodes:
- the ubiE gene encoding bifunctional demethylmenaquinone methyltransferase/2-methoxy-6-polyprenyl-1,4-benzoquinol methylase UbiE, producing MSAEQDTTHFGYKTVNRDEKVNLVADVFHSVAAKYDVMNDLMSGGIHRLWKRFTIDCSGVRPGQKVLDLAGGTGDLTAKFSRIVGSKGEVVLADINDSMLKMGRSKLRDKGIVGNVRYVQANAEALPFPDNTFDAITISFGLRNVTDKDAALRSMYRVLKPGGRLLVLEFSKPELEAVSKVYDAYSFHLLPKMGQLIANDAESYQYLAESIRMHPDQDTLKEMMQQAGFEGAEYYNLTGGVVALHRGYKF from the coding sequence ATGAGCGCTGAGCAAGACACTACCCATTTTGGCTATAAAACCGTTAATCGCGATGAAAAGGTAAACCTTGTCGCTGATGTATTTCATTCGGTTGCCGCCAAATACGACGTAATGAATGACCTTATGTCGGGTGGTATTCACCGTTTATGGAAGCGTTTCACTATTGATTGTAGCGGCGTTCGCCCTGGTCAAAAAGTGTTAGATTTGGCTGGTGGAACCGGCGATTTAACCGCTAAGTTCTCACGTATTGTGGGCAGTAAAGGCGAGGTGGTATTAGCCGATATTAATGACTCGATGCTCAAAATGGGCCGCAGCAAATTGCGTGATAAAGGTATCGTAGGCAATGTGCGCTATGTTCAAGCCAATGCCGAAGCCCTGCCATTTCCTGATAATACTTTTGATGCGATCACCATTAGCTTTGGCCTGCGTAACGTTACCGATAAAGACGCTGCATTGCGTTCTATGTATCGCGTATTAAAACCTGGCGGACGTTTGCTGGTGCTAGAGTTCTCGAAGCCAGAGCTTGAAGCGGTGAGCAAAGTCTATGACGCCTATTCTTTCCATTTATTACCTAAAATGGGCCAGCTGATTGCCAATGATGCCGAGAGCTATCAATACTTGGCGGAATCTATTCGTATGCACCCTGACCAAGACACGCTGAAAGAGATGATGCAGCAAGCGGGTTTTGAAGGTGCGGAATATTACAATTTAACCGGTGGTGTAGTTGCGCTGCATCGTGGTTATAAGTTTTAA